The DNA sequence ATGAAATCATTCAGTATTGCGGGCGCCACGAATGCGGTAGCCATCAGTCCTGACGGAAAAACCCTGGCGGTATCGCAACTTGTCGATGGCTCTGAATTTAAAAGTCAGTTTAAAAAAGACAAAAAAGGCCTGAAGAATGCCGTAAAATTCAAACAAGTGGTAGGCTTGTATAATGCTGATAATGGGGCTAAAATAAAGACTATCGGCGAATTTTACGACCTGATTTACAACCTGTCCTTCCTCCCGGGTGAAGATATTTTGCTGGTTTACCAAACTCCCGACATCCGGATTCAGGTCAACAACAAAAAATTAAGCTACGTCAATCTGATTGATATGGCAAAACAGGAACCTATGCGAAAAGGGTTCACATCCATGTCGATAACTCAACCCGACCTGAAAATCAGTACCGACAAAAAGTTGTTTGCCATTAACTCAAAAGGTAACCGCTTTCAGGAAATGCACCTGTACAACTACGAAACCGGCGAACTCGAAAAACGCTTTGAACTGGCCAACCGCCTCTTCGAAAAATCCGACGGCGAACGAATCATCAATAGCTCGCGACCCGCCTTTGTCTTTCTGCCCGAAAACCAATCGATCCTGATTGCCATGGGAAACCAACTCATCAAATGGAATTTCAGAAACTTGTAAGAATAATAAATAACGAATTCAATTTTATTGAATACTTAACTCACCCCACGTCCGCAAGCGGATGTCTCCCCTCTCTACAAGTAGAGAGGGGCAAAGCGAGCAATGCGAGCTTGGGGTGAGTCAGAAATAAAATACGACAACAAAATATGACAATTACTAATCATTGAATATGAAAACAATATTTACCTCAATACTTCTCTTTGTAGTCCTGATCACACAGGCTCAAAAACCCGTACTTATTGAATCAAAAGAAGAAGTAATTAAGCAGGCTACTTCTGAATTGGATGCTGCCTTGAGTCCGCCAGAAGGTACACTTTACAAGTTTAGCCAGAAATACCACATCACCGGAGAATATACCATGCTACTCACACTCCGGAATAAAGGGCAAGTGGTTTCGGTCTTCGTTCAGGATAAAAAAGACGGAAACATTCCTTCTCAAAACGCTTTAAAAGACAAGCTGCTCGCCTTTCAATTCAGCTTCAAAATGCCTAAAAATAAAGACTATAAATTCAATTACACATTTAAATTTTAAATCACGCGATTATGAAAAAGCTTATGATTTTTGCAGTACTTCTGCTTTCGATGGTATGGGCAAAAGCCCAGGAAGACATGACCACCGTTTGGGAAACCAAATTGGGTCACCAGATTTTACACGCCGGAACCTCGCTGGAAGGGGAACACAGCTATGCCGCATCTGACAAAGAAATGTCGCTATTCGACAACACAACTGGAAAGGTGATTTGGGAAAAATCGTTCAGCGAGATGGCGCCAAAATTGCGTAAAATTGACGAACTCATTCCATTTTGGGCGTCGAGCACCATCTTTCTGTTCGACCGGAAACTGGGGAAAGACCAGATTGCCTGCATCAATCTCGAAACAGGTAAATGTCTCTGGACTACCGATAAATACCAGGATCTGGACGAAAGCATGATCACTTATATTTCGGAAGAAGACTGTTTTGCCATCACCCTTAAAAAGGAGTTGGTTTACATCAAAGCCCAAACCGGCGAGGAATTGTGGAGTACCGAGAAATTTAAGGGAGTGGTTGGAAAATACATTTACAGCGGAAGCGACCACACCCTGACCATGGTAAATTTTATGCCAACTTTATTGGGATCACTCTTTTCAGGGTTTAAAAATCAGATTGCAAAAATAGATTTGAAAACCGGAGAAATTCTTTGGGAAAACACGTACATCGGCCTCGCTGAGAAAAAAGTAATCTCACGCCAGCCCATTTTCGACCTCAATGTGAGTAATGGCAAAGTATTTTTAAGACTTAACGGAATGCAGGTTTACGACGATAAAACCGGGGCAAAAATTTGGTCGGCAGCTTACGACTTTACGCCCGAACGGGTGGTTGGCAAACCTATGGGCGCCAAAGCTTTCGGAGTTTATGGCGCGGTAGCCGATCCAATTATCGACGGACAGGACATATACATACTTGACATGCAGTCGCGCAGCAAGCAATATGTAAAAAAATACGACCTAAATACCGGGAAATTGCTATGGACTTCTCCTGAAATTAAAGATGCCAAAGCGATTCCAGGCATGAAACTCGTAAATGGAAAAATTTTGTTACAAATCGGTGGAGTTGTTGAAAAACAATATTTCAAAATGGAAAGAAGCGGCGATCAAGTAGTTAGGGTTGATGTCATTGAATTCGACAATGTAAATCCATGCGGAATTCAGGCATTGAATGCTTCTGACGGGAAACTGGTATGGGAATCGGAACGCTTCAGAAAAGGAATTACCAACATGATTTCGTTTGGCGAAAACACCATTGTTTGCAGCGGAAAAGCGCTTTACTCGCTTGATCTGGAAACCGGAAAAGAAAAATACGAAGTTCCGGTTGCCAAAGGTGGCGTTGGCCTGGCCACGCAGATTCAGCCTTTCAAAGAGGACGTAATTGTGGTTGTAGGCGAAAAAGGAGTTTCAACATTCGATGCGAATTCTGGTGATTTGCTACACTCCGGGAAATACAGAACTTCATCGCTGGAAGACCGGGTTGACAATATCCTGATCATGAAAACGGATAAGGCCGACATTGGTACTTTCGATCTGAACACCTGCAAATACAAAGATTTTAAAGCCAGAACGGGAGCGCTGACCACTTTATCGAGAGACGGAAACTTCGTATATGTCTATGAAAAGAAAGTAGTGACCAAATTGAGTACACATTAATCCTTTTTCTACTCCAAATACACAGCAATCAAAATGGCTTTGCAGCATTTGCAAAGCCTTTTGATTGCCATTGTAAAAATTCCACTCACTAATTCTATCTAAATGAAATCGAACATCTTACTTGTACTTCTGATAGTAATTGTTCTCTACTGCCATCAGCCAAACCAACAAGATAAAATGAGAGATATCAATCAGTTTGTGAAGTCTGAAATCGAAAAATGGAAGAAAGAATTGCTGATCAGCGGTGACGTTGGTGGTCCATGCGAGGACGATTATGCGAAATGGAATGAAAAATATCCGGAAAGTTATTATGGCCTTCCGGATACCATACAGTTCAAAACAGTTGACATGAATGACGACGGGAAAGACGATATTTTGCTGTATTTTCCGGCTGGAGAAGCTTGTACCGGGGGGCACGAGGAAGGTTCTGATTTTCTGAAGCTGATCTATTCCAGCAAAAATGAATACCTGCAAAATAACGATCTTCGTGCGACAATCGAGAAAGAAATAAGGTTTTTGTCCAACAGGCAAACCGGAGCATTTTCCCGGCGTGCCATTTTTTCAGTAACGAATATCGACAAGCAAATCAAAGGAACATTCCAGGTGTGGACCGATGATGACCCGGATTGCTGCGCCGGGTACGAAGGCACATTCGAATATAACCCATTTACATGGAAGATGGAACTCAAACAACATAAAGTTCAGTAATCGCCCTAACAAGATTGGATGGATTATCCTTGTTTTTATCAGTGTCATCAAAACAATCGGCTACAGATACATCTCAGCAGGAAAATCGGTATTACGTTACTTAAACATCATTCAATCAAACCGAACACTACACATTCATATTCAGATAGTTGTGTTAAATAAAATTAATTACTTTTAAATAGTTTAAAATTGATTTCAATTTGTTTTTTGTGGCACATTTTATGAAAAAGTGATACTAAATTTAAAATTTAGTATTATGAAAACGATTAAAAAAATTACTTCAGTATTTATCATTGCTTTTGTTTCAGCAGCACTAGCAATTATTTTGAACAACAAATTTGGAGATGTATCAAATAATCAACTGCTGCTCCATGAAAAAACACCCGTACATCTTACAAATAATGTCTCTAATGGTGGACTCCAGACACAATTACCTGATTTGACAGAGGCGGCAGAAAAAAGTGTTCCCGCAGTGGTTCATATCGATGTAAAAATGCATGAGCAGATGAATGACATGGCGGATAATCCATTTTTCAATTTCTTTTTCGGACCAAATGGACCGCAAGGTAATACTCCTCGTAGATACCGCCAACAACCACAATTTGCCATGGCTTCAGGTTCGGGAGTAATTATTAGTCCCGATGGATACATCGTAACCAATAATCATGTCGTTGATGGTTCAGTGAACGTGGAGGTTATTTTGAACGACAACCGCAAATTTACGGCTAAGGTAATCGGACGTGATCCCAACACTGATATCGCACTTGTAAAGATCGATGCAACTAATCTTCCATATCTTACCTGGGGCAATTCTGATGCACTAAAACTCGGAGAATGGGTACTGGCAGTCGGAAATCCATTTAACCTAAACTCAACAGTTACGGCAGGTATAATCAGTGCAAAATCGAGAAGCATTGGAATTATTAGTGGTCAAATGCCATTGGAATCTTTCATTCAAACAGATGCAGCAGTCAATCCCGGAAACAGTGGAGGCGCGTTGGTTAATACCAATGGCGATTTAGTCGGAATTAATGCTGCAATTGCGTCTCAAACGGGTTCCTATACTGGTTATTCCTTCGCAATACCAGCCACTCTTGCTCAAAAGGTGGTCATCGACTTAAAGAAATATGGCGAAGTACAACGCGCAGTGCTGGGAGTTGTCATGCAGTCGGTTAACGACAGTATTGCCAAAGCTAAAAAACTTGATACGGTTGAAGGCGCTTATGTTAGAAGCACAACCAAAGAAGGCGCGGCCCAAAATGCCGGAATAAAAGAAGGTGATATTATCGTTTCAATTAATGGAAATAGTGTAAAAACTGGGTCTCAATTACAGGAACAAATAGGCGAATTTAGTCCGGGAAATGAAGTTACAGTTGGTTATATCCGAAATGGCGAACTTAAGAATGTAAAGGTTGTTTTACGCAACCTGAAAGGCGATACCTCCATTGTAAAAGAACCAATGTCGGTTCTGGGTGCAGAATTTGCACCTTTAGCTGATAAAGAAAAAGAGAAACTTCAAATCGATGAAGGAGTTAAGGTTACCAAACTGACAGATGGAAAATTAAAAGATGCCGGAATGAAAAGTGGATTTATTATTACTGATATTAATAAAGTGGCTGTTGCCAGCCCAAACGATATTGAAAGTGTATTTATGCACACAAACAATAAAGAACCGTTATTGATTGAAGGTGAATATCCTGATGGCAAGTATGCATACTATGTCATCAAGCCAGAAAGTTAAATTGAGTTTTCAATATAGTTTTCAATTGTTTTCGGGTTAATTTGTAGATGAAGGGAGCTAATGCTCCTTTCATTTTTTTTTGACGGATCGTCATACCGGATATTTTACTGAGAAGAATGTCAGACCTGAATCCAGCACTTGCCACTACTCTACATAAAGCACCAAACCTTTCAAGTACTCACCTTCCGTATGGTACATATCCACCGGATGATCGGCTGGCTGAACCAATTGGTTCAGGATTCGCACTTTCCGGCCTGAAATAGCAGCTGCCGAAAATACGGCTTCGCGGAATTTATCTTTGGTAACCACTTGCGAGCAACTGAATGTAAACAAAATTCCACCTGGGGCAATCTGCTGAAAAGCTTTCAGGTTAAGGCGTTTGTAGCCTTTTAGCGCCTGTGGCAAAGCTCCACGGTGTTTGGCAAATGCAGGCGGATCGAGAATAATGAGGTCGTATTTATCCTTGTTTTTGTCCATGTAATCGAAACAATCGGCTACAAAAGCTTCGTGTCGCGTATCACCTGGAAAATTCAGTTTCACATTTTCGTTGGTCAGATCGATGGCTTTGGCTGATGAATCAACCGAATGAACCATTTTTGCTCCGCCGCGCATGGCATAAAACGAAAATCCACCTGAATAGCAAAACATGTTCAGTACACTGCGGTCTTTCGAATATTCCTGAACCAACCGCCGGTTTTCACGCTGATCGACAAAAAAGCCGGTTTTCTGACCTTCCACCCAATCTACGTTGAAGCGGTTGCCGTGCTCCTGAACTTCAAATACTTTCGATTCACCCAGCAGATAACCATCTTTGGGTTCCAGATCAGCTTTAAACGGAACGGTCTTTTCACTCTTATCGTAAACGGCAACCAGGCGGTCGCCCATCACTTCTTTTAGCGCTTTAGCAATTGTTTCCCGAATCAGGAACATTCCAGCCGAATGAGCTTGCATTACCGCAGTTCCGTTGTAAAAATCAACGATCAATCCGGGCATTCCATCGCCTTCGCCATGCACCAAACGGTAAACATTGGTATCAGGATTATCGACCAACCCTAATTTTTTGCGCACATCCAAAGCGCGATCGAGTTTTCCTTTCCAGAAGTTAAAATCGGGTTCTACTTTTTCGAACGAAAAAACGCGCACTGCAATGGAGCCAACCTGAACATGACCCATGGCCAAAAATTCTTTTTTGCTGGAAACCACTTCCACCACATCGCCCTCTTCTACCCTACCAACAATTTCCTGAATTGCCCCGGAAAAAATCCACGGATGAAAACGTTGAAGCGATTGCTCCTTTCCGGATTTCAAAATAACCCGGCTATACTTTTCTGACATGTTTATTGCTGATTGAGTGATTCAAAAATACGGTGAGAAATCCAGGCGTCGGTGGCGGCATAAATCTGCTGCGCTTCAGTCAAATCGGGCGCTTCCCAATTGGTAACCCGCTGGGCTTTCGAAATGCGGTAACCCAAAACAATGGCCGATAATTTCTTCAGGCTAAAATCCTGAATGCCAAAATCTTTCACATGATCCTGAAGTTCAACAAATCCACCTGGTTTAAAATTATTCAGTTTCTGAAGACCTTTAATGTCATCACGAATGGCAACACCTATTTTTTGTATTTCAGGATTTTCAAGGATGCTTTTTAATCCGTTTGGCAACCCTATTTTATTAAGCCGAAACAAAAAGGCACGCTCTTCGGTAGCCAATTGCAACAATGCAACTTCGTAAACAACCCCTTTTTTAAATGCAGGTTTGGTTTCAGTATCAAATCCCAGCAAAGTTTGCCGAGACAAGTATTCTATCGAAGCCAGATAATCTTCCTTCGACTCCACCAATGTAATATCGCCTTCAAACTGAATAAGTGGTAATTCTGCTAATTCATCTTTATCAATACTTTCCCTGTACATTTTTTATTCTCCCTGAAACGAAAACCGGTCGTTCAACCAGTCCGGATTCTTATTCTTTAATTCATTATTTGGGTTTCCCTCCTGAAGGGAATCTTCATCTGTATTATTCTCACTGTAAATCAGGTTGTGAACGGCACGCAGGCAATTCACCAATTTCTGCCCCCAAACCTGCGCAAAATTGCTCTGACTTTCCCAAAGCGCCTGCTCCATAACCTCATCATTCATGGTACGAAACGACATAATCAGATCTTTCATGTCCTGATAAACATCAGCCACATTTTCGGCGATACTTGATGTTAGCGCTGATTCGCTGAATTGCATTCCCGGGATGAATACTTCCTGATAATCGTCTCCGGCTCCAGTATGGGCAAGTATTTTCTGCTGAATAAGGTTGTATTCTACCTCAGTTACATACTTTTCAAGGTCGTCATCAGCCTCGAATTCAAACTTGGGGAGCAAACTGGCTTTAAGGTATAAAAGAGGAAGCATTTTTTGCAGTCGGCTCAGGAAATCAGCCGATTCCATTTCATCAGCCCGTTCAAGAAAACTGCAAAATTCGTTGGCAACGGTAATTAATTCAATTACATTTTTCGAATACACCAAACTGTTTAATCCTTCATCACTCATGAAAATCGTTCTAAAATTGGGTCAAAAGTACAAAGAATTTTTGTTAACTGAGTTTTGACCTAATTCATTTATAACTGATGAATATCAACCAGTAACGTAAATATAAAAAAGATTGCTCGTTTTCCTGAATTAATCCTCGTCTTTTCCGCTGTACCGCTTTGGATATTTGCCTTTTTCTTTCATCGCATACCACAGAATGCGGTTAAACAAATCGTCGTCACCCGAATCTATTCCGTCGAATTGCGGTTCCATGCTTTTCTGTGCATAACGAAGTGAAGTTCCTTTCAATGCCGAGAGTGGCGGGTTCATT is a window from the Aquipluma nitroreducens genome containing:
- a CDS encoding WD40 repeat domain-containing protein, whose product is MTGLQNKITFCRFTMLALLFLFGSKVFSQTDNSDFERIKLIKSESELSGMAISPDQKIIAISFSKSEPILMVDWQSRKISKEINAGKWNSGSRINYSANGKYLIAQEIRFSDFSQNKDRTIDYEIIDPESGSSVKTFNNVQDVTVSADGKKAISLNNDEITFWNLPSGEKMKSFSIAGATNAVAISPDGKTLAVSQLVDGSEFKSQFKKDKKGLKNAVKFKQVVGLYNADNGAKIKTIGEFYDLIYNLSFLPGEDILLVYQTPDIRIQVNNKKLSYVNLIDMAKQEPMRKGFTSMSITQPDLKISTDKKLFAINSKGNRFQEMHLYNYETGELEKRFELANRLFEKSDGERIINSSRPAFVFLPENQSILIAMGNQLIKWNFRNL
- a CDS encoding outer membrane protein assembly factor BamB family protein, whose translation is MKKLMIFAVLLLSMVWAKAQEDMTTVWETKLGHQILHAGTSLEGEHSYAASDKEMSLFDNTTGKVIWEKSFSEMAPKLRKIDELIPFWASSTIFLFDRKLGKDQIACINLETGKCLWTTDKYQDLDESMITYISEEDCFAITLKKELVYIKAQTGEELWSTEKFKGVVGKYIYSGSDHTLTMVNFMPTLLGSLFSGFKNQIAKIDLKTGEILWENTYIGLAEKKVISRQPIFDLNVSNGKVFLRLNGMQVYDDKTGAKIWSAAYDFTPERVVGKPMGAKAFGVYGAVADPIIDGQDIYILDMQSRSKQYVKKYDLNTGKLLWTSPEIKDAKAIPGMKLVNGKILLQIGGVVEKQYFKMERSGDQVVRVDVIEFDNVNPCGIQALNASDGKLVWESERFRKGITNMISFGENTIVCSGKALYSLDLETGKEKYEVPVAKGGVGLATQIQPFKEDVIVVVGEKGVSTFDANSGDLLHSGKYRTSSLEDRVDNILIMKTDKADIGTFDLNTCKYKDFKARTGALTTLSRDGNFVYVYEKKVVTKLSTH
- a CDS encoding Do family serine endopeptidase, whose protein sequence is MKTIKKITSVFIIAFVSAALAIILNNKFGDVSNNQLLLHEKTPVHLTNNVSNGGLQTQLPDLTEAAEKSVPAVVHIDVKMHEQMNDMADNPFFNFFFGPNGPQGNTPRRYRQQPQFAMASGSGVIISPDGYIVTNNHVVDGSVNVEVILNDNRKFTAKVIGRDPNTDIALVKIDATNLPYLTWGNSDALKLGEWVLAVGNPFNLNSTVTAGIISAKSRSIGIISGQMPLESFIQTDAAVNPGNSGGALVNTNGDLVGINAAIASQTGSYTGYSFAIPATLAQKVVIDLKKYGEVQRAVLGVVMQSVNDSIAKAKKLDTVEGAYVRSTTKEGAAQNAGIKEGDIIVSINGNSVKTGSQLQEQIGEFSPGNEVTVGYIRNGELKNVKVVLRNLKGDTSIVKEPMSVLGAEFAPLADKEKEKLQIDEGVKVTKLTDGKLKDAGMKSGFIITDINKVAVASPNDIESVFMHTNNKEPLLIEGEYPDGKYAYYVIKPES
- a CDS encoding class I SAM-dependent rRNA methyltransferase; translation: MSEKYSRVILKSGKEQSLQRFHPWIFSGAIQEIVGRVEEGDVVEVVSSKKEFLAMGHVQVGSIAVRVFSFEKVEPDFNFWKGKLDRALDVRKKLGLVDNPDTNVYRLVHGEGDGMPGLIVDFYNGTAVMQAHSAGMFLIRETIAKALKEVMGDRLVAVYDKSEKTVPFKADLEPKDGYLLGESKVFEVQEHGNRFNVDWVEGQKTGFFVDQRENRRLVQEYSKDRSVLNMFCYSGGFSFYAMRGGAKMVHSVDSSAKAIDLTNENVKLNFPGDTRHEAFVADCFDYMDKNKDKYDLIILDPPAFAKHRGALPQALKGYKRLNLKAFQQIAPGGILFTFSCSQVVTKDKFREAVFSAAAISGRKVRILNQLVQPADHPVDMYHTEGEYLKGLVLYVE
- a CDS encoding 3'-5' exonuclease produces the protein MYRESIDKDELAELPLIQFEGDITLVESKEDYLASIEYLSRQTLLGFDTETKPAFKKGVVYEVALLQLATEERAFLFRLNKIGLPNGLKSILENPEIQKIGVAIRDDIKGLQKLNNFKPGGFVELQDHVKDFGIQDFSLKKLSAIVLGYRISKAQRVTNWEAPDLTEAQQIYAATDAWISHRIFESLNQQ
- a CDS encoding DUF5063 domain-containing protein, producing the protein MSDEGLNSLVYSKNVIELITVANEFCSFLERADEMESADFLSRLQKMLPLLYLKASLLPKFEFEADDDLEKYVTEVEYNLIQQKILAHTGAGDDYQEVFIPGMQFSESALTSSIAENVADVYQDMKDLIMSFRTMNDEVMEQALWESQSNFAQVWGQKLVNCLRAVHNLIYSENNTDEDSLQEGNPNNELKNKNPDWLNDRFSFQGE